The nucleotide sequence CCGCTAATGCTTCTGTCGTAACCTGTTTGGAAATAGGCAATGCCGTTGAGGTCAATATGGCTGTTGACTTTCCAGCGGGCATTCAAATAATTCGTTGACTTGATTAGGTTCATTTCTACAAAGACTCCTTCTATATAAGGTTGTGCCCATTTTTCGTATTCGTACATGGCGCCAGGGCTCACAATCAAAGTCAATTTTTCGGTTTGGAAAAAACGGTAACGGAGGCCTGCGCCTGCCAATAACCTTGGGTGCAACCCCCGGATATTATCAAACTGGTACTGGCCGAAAACTTCAGGGTGAAAGGTTTGGTTGTGGTTAAAACTTATCCGAAAATGTGAGTAGCCTGTATTTGTTATAATATCTTCGTTTACATTGAGATAGTCCATTCTGTTGATTAGGCGGTAGAAATGCTTTTTCCCAACATATCCGACACTTGCTCCTATCCCAAAGCCCATAATGTGGATAGGGTCATCTATGCCTGCGCTGACATTGTTTATGGTCATCGTGGCATTGGTGTTTGCCAAAAAATAGTTTGTAGTGTCCTTTTTTTCGATTTTCTTTTTCTCAAGGTTTAATATCTGACAGTTTGCCGAATACGAAGAAAGGGCTAATATGACCAGGATTAAAGTTCTGAGCATTAGTGATTTGTTTTTTTTCTACTTAAGTTTTTGGGCGGCTGTGCTTCCATCGTCTATGGGACCAAAGCCAGGTTTCAGGGTTTTCGATAATGTCTTTTTCGATTCTTCTTATATAAATTTCGCAAAGTTCTTCCTCTGTATGGTTCGTAGGGTTCTTGACCAATAGCTCATTTTCCAGTTGGTAATAACCTCTTGCCTTCCTTTTTACCGATACATAAACCATTGGGTAGTTCATTTTTTTCGCAATGCGGGCTGGGCCTCTAAACACAGGCGTATCTTGGTTAAGAAATGTTGTCCAATAGGCCCCCTGCGGACTTGGAGTTTGATCTGCTATGAAAAATGTAACGTTCAGGTGGTTTTTGTTGCTGATTACCCGACGGTACGTGTCGTTCATTGCTATCAGCTCCACATTAAACCTTCGACGTTGCTTGTGCATCAAGCGGTCAATGACTTTGGTAGACAAGGGCTTATAAATAGCATAGGCTTTATGCTTGATGTGGTTGCCTAAGCAAATGTCTCCCCACTCCCAGTTGCCGATGTGGCCAGTTATACCTATAATATTTTGCTGTTTACTGGCCAGTTCATCCACTACTGTTGAATCCTTGAAGCTGCACCTTTTGTATCCTTCTTCCTTGCTTATCGTAAACTTTTTGATGATCTCAACAATCAAATCGCACAGGTATCGATAAAAGTTTTTCTCAAGATCTAGAAGTTCTTTGCTGCTTTTTTCAGGAAAGGAGTTTCTTAGGTTTTCCCTTACTACTTTTTTTCTATAACCTATGCCACGGTAAGCGACAAGGTATAAGCAGTTAGAAATGCCATACAATGTTGAAAGTGGCAAGAGGGAAAGGGTATAAATAACGCCAATGGCTAGCCTGGCAAACAGCTGTTTCATATAAGACCTATGTTGGCAGAATATCTGATGGCATTGACCAGATAAACGGCAGGGTTATGCTTGATGCTTTGAAATTACAAAATTATCTACTATGGTGAAAGAAACATTCATTTGCTGAGATAATTTATATAACCAATTAAATGCAATAGAGTTTTCCTGCGGGGATTTTGTTTTTGCTATGGTTCTCATGTGTGGGGCAAAAGGGGCCGTAATAGAAAGTTTCTATTACATATTTCAGGTTGAACAAGAAAAGCTTCTAGATGTTTTCCCTATAAAAGCTTTTTATGGGAGCAAAAAGATTATTTGTAGCTATCCCAGTTCCGGATATTGTTAAAGATGAGATCCGGTCAGTGGCTGAAAAGCTTGGAGAGATGGATAAAATTATTCCTGAACAGAACTGGCATATTACTGTTCATTTTCTTGGGGATACACCTGAGAAAGAGATACCGTCGCTGTTAGAAAAGCTGTCTCACGGAGTAGCTGATATACCTGCCTTTACCTTGTCTTTTCAAGATATTATTGTTAAAAAAAGCGGGTTCCGCGCTATGATTTGGGTTAGGGGTGAACCGTCACAGGCTTTTGTTAAGCTGGTGAGAAAAGTTGAAATGCTTACAGATGGGAAAGAACAACGTAAGCCAATTCCGCACATTACCTTAAGCAGGATTAAGAAAAAGCCATTTGAAAGAAAAAACCTTCCGGTAGCTTTTAAAAGCAGCCTTACTTGGAAGGTGGAACATATTGAGCTTTGGGAGTCAAAACTATCAAGAGAGAATTCTTTGTATACCAATTTAGGGTCATTTAAGCTAAAGGATTATGAGCCAAAGTACAGGTAAATTTTTTATTGGCACATCAGGTTGGCATTATAAGCATTGGGTAGGGAGTTTTTATCCCGATAAGACACCCCCACGTAAGTTTATGCAACATTATTTAAAGTACTTTAGCACTACAGAAATCAATGCCAGTTTTTATAGGTTGCCTGCCGAAAAAACTTTTCAAACATGGAAAGATGCTGTGCCGGACGGTTTTGTTTTTTCGGTAAAAGCCAGTAGATACATTACGCACATGAAAAAGTTGAAAGATCCGCACGAACCACTGGCAAACCTTTTTAGCAGGGCGGATGTGCTTGAGGAAAAGCTAGGGCCTATCCTTTTTCAACTTCCTCCTGGGTGGAAGCTTAATTTAGACCGCTTGCATTATTTCCTTGATGCTTTGCCTACAGGTTACCGCTATGCCTTAGAGTGTAGAAACCATACATGGTACTCCGAGGAGGTCTATGACTTGTTAGAGAAAAAGAACATCGCATTTTGTATTTATGAGTTAGAAGGTCATGTATCGCCATTTCAACTGACCGCCGATTGGGTTTATGTTAGGCTGCATGGGCCAGGGGGAAAGTATGAAGGAAGTTATGATGACAAAAGCTTGAATAAGTGGGCTAAGGAGATAAAAAGCTGGAATGGAAAAGGAAAAGATGTTTATCTCTATTTTGATAATGACCAAAATGGCTATGCTGCACAAAATGCCCTAAGGCTTAACCAAATATTAGAAAAATCTGGTGCTACTATTTGACGGTCATAGATTTGAGAAACATAAAATGAACTGTTTTCATATGTTTGTTTGGTGACTTAAAATTTTTTTAAAAAAAGTTTTTTGTGATGTAAGAAAATTAAAAAAAATGTTTAACTTGGTAGTCGAATAAATAATTTGTTTAAACTAATCAACTAAGTGCTATGTCCGTAAACACAGCGCTGCCTTTTTTATTTTTTTTATTTGTGGGGTATCTCACAAGTACTTATTTTTTGTAAGTTTCAGACTTTTACTGCTCGTTTATTTGTGGGATTGCTCCACCGATATTGAGAAGAACTGAGAAAAGCCGGTTTCTGAATAAGGAACCGGCTTTATTTTTTGCCGTATATATTGCTTGTGCTAAGGTTAATGCTGAAGCCGAATATTCTTTATTATAGCAAATAAGGTCTAGCCTGGACTATGCGTTAGAAAGTTCTTATGCATGTTTCAGGTTCAATATGTTTTAAGGTGAAACTACAGTTTTTTCAATGTCCATTTGCTTTGTGGATGCTGGGTATACCATAAGAATTTATGTTACGGCCATTTTATGCCTTGCTATAAAAAGGCGTCTAACTTTTCCTACGGGCTTTTTCAACAGACCATAATAAAAAGTGAATCATATTTATTGCTTTACTGTTGAGATTTGAAAGCAGATAAAATGCATGCAAATTATATTGTATGTATCTAAGAAAAAAAACAGAAAAAACTATCTTTGTAATTCTGTATTCTGCAAAAAAAGACCTAAATTTTTAAAAATCGTTACCTTTGTTGTTTAGTTGAGGAATATGTGGTTTAAAATTTCTAGCATTATCATCAAAAACAGGCTTTGGCTGGTTCTGTTTACCTTCCTGCTTACTGGTTTTATGGCCTACAAAGCCAAAGACATTGAGCTTACTTATGACTTTGTGAAGGTGCTTCCTTCTGACGATAAAGACCTGCTTTATTTTAATGAATTTAAAGAGAAGTATGGCGAAGATGGCAACCTAATGGTTGTCGGTATCAGCGACAGCGCACTGTTTCAATTGGACAACTTTAACAGGTTTTATGACTTGAATGAAAGGCTGTCTAATCTTCATGGAATGCAGGAGGTCGTATCTCTGGCTAAGCTTCCGATGATTGTTAGGGATTCAGAAGCGCGTAAGTTTAAGGTTCAACCAGTATTTTCGAACAAGCCAGAAGCACAGGTGGAGCTTGACAGCTTATTGGCTGTTGCTGTTAGCCAAAGGTTTTATGACGGCATGCTGTATAACGAGCATACAGGGGCTGCACTCATTGCGTTGACTATAGAGCCTGACGTGTTAAACTCCTCCAAGCGTCAAGAGATGATGGATGAGATTCTTGCTGTATGCAAAGAGTTTTCTGCTGACACTGATATTGAGGCGCATTATGCAGGTCTTCCATTTGTGAGGGCAACGATGGTAAATAACGTGTCCAGTGAGTTTAAGCTGTTTCTTGCACTTGCGGTAGTGGTTACCTCTGCCATTTTGTTCTTTTTCTTCCGCTCGTTCTTTGCAGTAGGTTTGACATTTCTGATTATCACCATTACGGTACTTTGGACCATGGGTACGATAGTACTGTTTGGGTATAAAATGACACTGCTCACAGGTATTCTGCCGGCACTAATTATTGTCATAGGCATACCTAACTGTGTCTATATGTACAATAAGTACCACAATGAGTATAGGAAACACGGTAATAAGACCAAAGCGGTCAGTAGGATCATTCAAAAAATTGGTCAGCTTACCCTTATGACCAATACCACTACAGCCATTGGTTTCTTGGTACTTAATTTTACCAATGTTACTATTCTAAAAGAGTTTGGCCTTGTAGCAGGTATTATCAGTATCTGTACCTTCTTTATCACTATAATGGTGGTGCCTTCTTTGTTGTTCTTCCTGCCAGAGCCTAGCTCCAAGCAGTTGAAGCATCTTGATTTTAAATTAATAAGAAGTATAAATTTTGGTTTGGAGCATTTGGTGCTTCGTTATAGGCCTTTTGTATATGTATTTGCAGGACTGGTTTTAGCTGGTGCCTTTGCAGGAATTTCCAAAATTCAGGCAGTGTCTTTTATGGTAGATGACCTGCCGGAAAAGAGTACTGTCAAATCAGACTTAAAGTTTTTTGAGGAAAACTTTAATGGCATTATGCCTTTGGAAATTGTAGTGGACATGGGGAAAGACAATGCTATAAAAAGTCTTTCGAACATGAAAAAGCTGGAGCAGGTAGAGGAGTATCTTAATTCTTTAGAGCAGGTTTCGCCTCCTATCTCCATCTTAAACATTATCAAAGGTTCTACGCAGGCATTTTATGGCGGCATTCCTGAAAAATATGTATTGCCTACTAGTAGGGATATGCCTTTCATAATGCGTTATTTTGGAAACCAGCAAGAGGAAAACACCATGCTTCGTTCCTTAATGGACCCTAATGGTCGGGAAGTGCGCTTTACGACGAAAGTAGCTGACCTTGGAACCAATGAAATGAACAGGCTGGTCCATGAGGAGATTAACCCGGCATTGTCCAAAATGCTTGCCGATAGTGGCTTTGAATTTAGGGTCACCGGCACAACACTGCTGTTTTTGAAAGGTAATGAGTACCTTATCAATGGCCTTACAGGAAGTCTTTTGTTTGCTTTTGCACTGATATCTGTTCTTATGGCCATGCAGTTCAAGAGCATTAAAATGGTCCTTATATCTCTTATCCCAAATGTTATTCCGCTATTGGCGACTATGGGTATCATGGGCTTTTTCAATATTCCGTTAAAACCTAGTACGGCGCTGATATTTAGTATTGCATTTGGTATATCGGTAGATGATACGATACATTATTTAAGTAAATACAAACAAGAACTGATACATTACCGTGGCAACGTGCTTCAGGCCGTAACCAGAAGCCTTGAAGAAGCCGGTACAAGTATGATATATACATCTATAGTTCTTTTCTGTGGATTTGTTATTTTTGCGTGGTCAGATTTTGGTGGCACAGTGGCTTTGGGTATTTTAACCTCTATCACATTGATGTTTGCCATGCTGACCAACTTGACCATTCTTCCTTCTTTATTGCTTACTTTTAGCGCTGGTATCAATAAAAACTTGTTTCCAGTGGTTAGAAAGCAGACCAGGTTTCATATGGAAGAAGATGATGTAGAGCTGGATATCTCCAAGCTTAAAGTCAAGAATCAAAAAGTTTACAATATGGCATCTTCTGATGCAGAAGAAAAGTCGGCTCCTGTTAAAATGGATCCGGTACGTATCGCAAGAAGCGAGATTTAAAAAAACATTTTTTCTGATGAAATACAGGGAATACAAAAACGTGAATTTGCCTTCTGTAGGGGAAGAGGTCCTCAGGCAATGGAAAGAAAAGCAAATTTTTGAAAAATCAGTAAATAGCAGGGAAGGTTCTCCTGCTTTTACTTTTTATGAAGGGCCACCATCTGCCAATGGCACACCGGGCATACACCATGTGATGGCGCGTACGGTCAAAGATATTTTTTGCCGTTACAAAACTTTGAAAGGTTTTCAGGTAAAAAGAAAAGGTGGCTGGGATACCCATGGCCTGCCCGTGGAGCTGCAGGTGGAAAAAGAGCTTGGCATTACCAAAGACGACATTGGAAAGAAAATTTCCATTGAAGAGTACAATCAGAATTGCCGTGAGGCGGTAATGAAATACAAAGGGCAGTGGGACGACCTTACAGAGAAGATGGGGTACTGGGTAGACCTGCAAAACCCCTATATCACTTTTGATAACAACTACATCGAGTCTGTTTGGAGCCTGCTTAAGAAGCTTTATGATAAAGGCTACTTATATAAAGGTTACACCATACAGCCTTATTCTCCTGCGGCCGGAACCGGACTTAGCTCTCATGAACTTAACCAGCCTGGTTGCTATAGGAATGTAAAAGACACTTCTGTAGTAGCACAGTTTAAGACGGGTAATGACAATGAGTATTTTCTCGCTTGGACCACTACCCCTTGGACGCTTCCGTCCAATGCTGCTTTGGCTGTTGGGGAGAAGATTACTTATGTGAAAGTAAAAACTTTTAACCAATACACACACCAGCCTATTTCTGTGATTTTAGCAAAAGATTTGGTTGGAAACTTCTTCTCTGCAAAGGCTGCCAAAGTTCCTTTGGAAAATTATAAGCCAGGAGACAAGCTGATTCCTTATGAAATAATTGCAGAATATAAAGGTGCAGACCTTGTAGGCATGGAGTATGAGCAGTTGTTGCCTTATGTTAAACCTGAAGGTGCTGCTTTTAGGGTAATTCCTGGAGACTTTGTTAGTACTGAAGATGGTACCGGTATTGTGCATATTGCCCCTACTTTTGGTGCAGACGATGCCAGGGTCGCAAAGCAAGCGGGAATTCCTGCTATTCTTGTGAAGGATGAAAACGGTAACGACATGCCTTTAGTAGACAAGCGTGGCCGTTTTGTTAAGGAAGTAACAGACTTTGCGGGAATGTATGTGAAAAACTTTGGGGCTCAAGATGAGTCTGACCCAGAGTTTAAGTCTACAGATGTTCTGATCGCTATTAAATTAAAAGAAGAGAATAAAGCCTTTAAGGTAGAGAAATACGAGCACAGCTACCCGCATTGTTGGAGAACAGACTACCCTGTACTTTACTACCCGCTCGAAAGCTGGTTTGTTAAAACTACTGCGGTAAAAGATAAGTTAACAGAACTTAATAAAACGATCAACTGGAAACCAGCCTCCACTGGTAGTGGGCGTTTTGGTAACTGGTTGGAGAATCTTGTAGACTGGAACCTTTCGCGCTCAAGGTATTGGGGTACCCCTTTGCCTGTATGGAGAACGGAGGATGCCAGTGAGGAGAAGTGCATTGGTTCTATTGCCGAATTGAAAGAAGAAATAAAAAAGGCAAAAGAAGCAGGCTTCGACAACCCAGAGGATATCCCAGACCTGCATAGGCCGTATGTTGACAATATTGTACTTGTCAGCAGCAAAGGAGAACCTATGCACCGTGAAGCTGACCTTATAGATGTTTGGTTCGATTCGGGTGCGATGCCTTACGCTCAGTGGCATTGGCCTTTTGAAAATGATGAAATTTTCCAAAAGAATTTTCCTGCCGATTTTATTGCCGAAGGTGTAGACCAAACCCGTGGCTGGTTTTTTACGCTGCATGCAATAGCTGTAATGCTTTTTGATAGTGTTGCATTTAAAAATGTAATAGCCAATGGCCTGGTTCTTGATAAAAACGGCAACAAAATGTCTAAACGGCTAGGCAATGCAATCGATCCTTTTGACACCATAAGCAAATATGGACCTGATGCGACCAGGTGGTATATGATTTCTAATGCGCCACCTTGGGACAATTTAAAGTTCAACCTTGAAGGTGTAACCGAGGTTCAGAGAAGGTTTTTCGGAACCCTTCAGAATACTTATGCTTTTTTTGCGCTTTATGCCAATCTTGACAACTTTACCTATGCAGAGGCCGATGTGCCTTTGGAAAAAAGGACTGAGAGCGACCGGTGGATCATTTCTAGGCTTAACACCTTGATCAAAAACGTAGATAATGCCTATGCGGAGTTTGAGCCTACGCGCGCTACAAGAGAAATTCAGGACTTTGTTACAGATGACTTGAGTAACTGGTATGTGCGTTTGAACAGGAAACGTTTTTGGAGAGGCGAGTACAATGAAGATAAAATTGCCGCTTATCAAACATTGTATGCTTGCTTGGCTACTGTGGCAAAACTCTCTAGTGCGGTGGCGCCTTTTTATATGGACAAACTATGGCTTGATTTAAATCAGGTCTCAGGAAAAGAAACCGCTGAATCTGTACATTTGAGCGACTTCCCTGTAGCTGATGAGAATGCCATTAATATTGAACTTGAAGAAAGGATGTCTTTGGCACAAACCATTTCATCTTTGGTGCACTCTCTTAGAAAGGGGCAAAACATTAAAGTAAGGCAGCCGCTTTCCAAGATTTTGGTTCCGGTGCTGAATGACCAGTTTAAAAAGCAGGTGCAGGCTGTAGAAGATTTAATTCTTTCAGAAGTTAATGTTAAGACCATTGAGTATGTAGATGATGCCTCTGGTGTGTTGGTTAAGAAAGTGAAGCCTAACTTTAGAAAACTCGGCAAAGAATATGGGCCGAGATTGAAAGAGGTGACCGCCATAATCAATAAGTTTTCACAAGAGGATATTCAACTACTGGAAAGAGAAAATAGCTATAAAGCAAAACTTGGCGATGGCTCAATTATAGAGCTTACCTTGGAAGATGTGGAACTGTCTTTTGAAGATATACCAGGTTGGATGGTTGCCAGCGAAGGCAATGTGACAGTAGCACTTGATATCACCATTTCTGAAGACTTAAAGAAAGAAGGTATTGCGCGTGATGTCGTGAACCGTGTCCAGAACCTTCGGAAGGATATGGGGCTAGAGGTGCAAGATAAAATCCGTATTACAATCCAAAAAACTGATGATCTCATCAACGCTGCGCTAGATTCTAATAAAGAATATATTTGTAGTGAAACTCAAGCCTTGTCTCTTGAGTTAAATGATAGTATCACTGATGGAAAAGTGATAGATATGGATGATCATCAGCTTATCCTAAAAATTGAATTATAATATGGAACATACGCAGGCAGCAGCTTTGTCGCAAAAAGCGCTGCCAATTGACACTATGAAATACACAAAGTATTATCTTCTCAGCCTTGGTATTATACTGGTAGACCAAGTGGTAAAATTATTGGTTCACCATCATATGTTTTTAGGATATGAGATACCGATTTTCGGTGATTGGTTCAAACTTCACTATACCGAAAACCCAGGTATGGCTTTTGGCTTAGAAATAGCCGGTCGGTATGGGAAACTGGTATTAAGTATATTTAGGTTGTTTGCTATGGTAGGTATTGCTTATTACCTGTATACTTTAGCAAAAAAACATGTACATCCAGGGTTGTTATGGTCAATCGCCCTAATTTTAGGTGGTGCTATCGGGAACGTGGTGGATAGTACTTTTTATGGTGTATTACTGGGCAATGCTCCTGCAGATGCCCCGACACCGTGGTTTCATGGCCAAGTCATAGACATGTTCTTTATTGATATTTGTAACTGCTGGATTCCTGAATGGGTACCTTTTTTGGGTGGACAGTACTATCCACTTTGGCCAATATTTAATGTGGCCGATGCCGCTATATTTGTAGGTGTGGTAGTTATTTTGGTAATGCAGAAAAAGTTCTTTGCAGAAGCAGAGCAGTCAAATGAAAATGAGAAAGCAAACGAATAGTTTGCTGTAGAATGTTTTATTAAGACGGATGGGTTTTCCTGTCCGTTTTTTTTATTATAGGTTTTTAGTAGCGGTCTTTGCCCTGAAATTTTAGCTGGAATTTTTTTTGTAATGCAATCCATGCTGAATTATGCGATAGTTTGCTGCATGAGTGGTAAAGCATAAAAAAATAACACATTTATATTGCAAAGCATAAGCACTATGACGAAGACACAAACCGAAGTGGCTGATTTGAGTCGCTCAAACAGAGGGCAGTAGAAATAAATTCCCTTTATTTTTTTCCTGCCATTGCTTTTTCCTCTGCGTATTTTTCTTTTTTCTTTAAATACTTATCTAAAGTATTGACCTGGTAATAATGGCTGGCAATGCCAATACCCCAACCCAATAATGGCCAATAGAACCATAAGTTACCCGGTGTTAATGTTAGATTAACTATTACCAGCAATACATTGATGCATATGTACCAAATCATATGGTAGCGGAAGTCTTTTTTTTCTTCTTTTGCGACTACTTCGCGATATGCCTTTTTATATTCTTCTAAAGAGATATGTTGCGTCATGGGTTTAGCTTTTTTTTAATACCAAAACATTATCACGATGTTTTTTTATTGTTTCTTAAAAACCCCCTTTATTTTTTCTCCTGACAAAGCATATTTTTCAGTGCCTTTGTCGCTCATTAAGAACCCTAATGGCTTTAGGTAGTCGAT is from Cytophagaceae bacterium ABcell3 and encodes:
- a CDS encoding lysophospholipid acyltransferase family protein, coding for MFCQHRSYMKQLFARLAIGVIYTLSLLPLSTLYGISNCLYLVAYRGIGYRKKVVRENLRNSFPEKSSKELLDLEKNFYRYLCDLIVEIIKKFTISKEEGYKRCSFKDSTVVDELASKQQNIIGITGHIGNWEWGDICLGNHIKHKAYAIYKPLSTKVIDRLMHKQRRRFNVELIAMNDTYRRVISNKNHLNVTFFIADQTPSPQGAYWTTFLNQDTPVFRGPARIAKKMNYPMVYVSVKRKARGYYQLENELLVKNPTNHTEEELCEIYIRRIEKDIIENPETWLWSHRRWKHSRPKT
- a CDS encoding 2TM domain-containing protein; translated protein: MTQHISLEEYKKAYREVVAKEEKKDFRYHMIWYICINVLLVIVNLTLTPGNLWFYWPLLGWGIGIASHYYQVNTLDKYLKKKEKYAEEKAMAGKK
- the ileS gene encoding isoleucine--tRNA ligase, coding for MKYREYKNVNLPSVGEEVLRQWKEKQIFEKSVNSREGSPAFTFYEGPPSANGTPGIHHVMARTVKDIFCRYKTLKGFQVKRKGGWDTHGLPVELQVEKELGITKDDIGKKISIEEYNQNCREAVMKYKGQWDDLTEKMGYWVDLQNPYITFDNNYIESVWSLLKKLYDKGYLYKGYTIQPYSPAAGTGLSSHELNQPGCYRNVKDTSVVAQFKTGNDNEYFLAWTTTPWTLPSNAALAVGEKITYVKVKTFNQYTHQPISVILAKDLVGNFFSAKAAKVPLENYKPGDKLIPYEIIAEYKGADLVGMEYEQLLPYVKPEGAAFRVIPGDFVSTEDGTGIVHIAPTFGADDARVAKQAGIPAILVKDENGNDMPLVDKRGRFVKEVTDFAGMYVKNFGAQDESDPEFKSTDVLIAIKLKEENKAFKVEKYEHSYPHCWRTDYPVLYYPLESWFVKTTAVKDKLTELNKTINWKPASTGSGRFGNWLENLVDWNLSRSRYWGTPLPVWRTEDASEEKCIGSIAELKEEIKKAKEAGFDNPEDIPDLHRPYVDNIVLVSSKGEPMHREADLIDVWFDSGAMPYAQWHWPFENDEIFQKNFPADFIAEGVDQTRGWFFTLHAIAVMLFDSVAFKNVIANGLVLDKNGNKMSKRLGNAIDPFDTISKYGPDATRWYMISNAPPWDNLKFNLEGVTEVQRRFFGTLQNTYAFFALYANLDNFTYAEADVPLEKRTESDRWIISRLNTLIKNVDNAYAEFEPTRATREIQDFVTDDLSNWYVRLNRKRFWRGEYNEDKIAAYQTLYACLATVAKLSSAVAPFYMDKLWLDLNQVSGKETAESVHLSDFPVADENAINIELEERMSLAQTISSLVHSLRKGQNIKVRQPLSKILVPVLNDQFKKQVQAVEDLILSEVNVKTIEYVDDASGVLVKKVKPNFRKLGKEYGPRLKEVTAIINKFSQEDIQLLERENSYKAKLGDGSIIELTLEDVELSFEDIPGWMVASEGNVTVALDITISEDLKKEGIARDVVNRVQNLRKDMGLEVQDKIRITIQKTDDLINAALDSNKEYICSETQALSLELNDSITDGKVIDMDDHQLILKIEL
- a CDS encoding MMPL family transporter — encoded protein: MWFKISSIIIKNRLWLVLFTFLLTGFMAYKAKDIELTYDFVKVLPSDDKDLLYFNEFKEKYGEDGNLMVVGISDSALFQLDNFNRFYDLNERLSNLHGMQEVVSLAKLPMIVRDSEARKFKVQPVFSNKPEAQVELDSLLAVAVSQRFYDGMLYNEHTGAALIALTIEPDVLNSSKRQEMMDEILAVCKEFSADTDIEAHYAGLPFVRATMVNNVSSEFKLFLALAVVVTSAILFFFFRSFFAVGLTFLIITITVLWTMGTIVLFGYKMTLLTGILPALIIVIGIPNCVYMYNKYHNEYRKHGNKTKAVSRIIQKIGQLTLMTNTTTAIGFLVLNFTNVTILKEFGLVAGIISICTFFITIMVVPSLLFFLPEPSSKQLKHLDFKLIRSINFGLEHLVLRYRPFVYVFAGLVLAGAFAGISKIQAVSFMVDDLPEKSTVKSDLKFFEENFNGIMPLEIVVDMGKDNAIKSLSNMKKLEQVEEYLNSLEQVSPPISILNIIKGSTQAFYGGIPEKYVLPTSRDMPFIMRYFGNQQEENTMLRSLMDPNGREVRFTTKVADLGTNEMNRLVHEEINPALSKMLADSGFEFRVTGTTLLFLKGNEYLINGLTGSLLFAFALISVLMAMQFKSIKMVLISLIPNVIPLLATMGIMGFFNIPLKPSTALIFSIAFGISVDDTIHYLSKYKQELIHYRGNVLQAVTRSLEEAGTSMIYTSIVLFCGFVIFAWSDFGGTVALGILTSITLMFAMLTNLTILPSLLLTFSAGINKNLFPVVRKQTRFHMEEDDVELDISKLKVKNQKVYNMASSDAEEKSAPVKMDPVRIARSEI
- a CDS encoding lipoprotein signal peptidase: MKYTKYYLLSLGIILVDQVVKLLVHHHMFLGYEIPIFGDWFKLHYTENPGMAFGLEIAGRYGKLVLSIFRLFAMVGIAYYLYTLAKKHVHPGLLWSIALILGGAIGNVVDSTFYGVLLGNAPADAPTPWFHGQVIDMFFIDICNCWIPEWVPFLGGQYYPLWPIFNVADAAIFVGVVVILVMQKKFFAEAEQSNENEKANE
- a CDS encoding DUF481 domain-containing protein; the protein is MLRTLILVILALSSYSANCQILNLEKKKIEKKDTTNYFLANTNATMTINNVSAGIDDPIHIMGFGIGASVGYVGKKHFYRLINRMDYLNVNEDIITNTGYSHFRISFNHNQTFHPEVFGQYQFDNIRGLHPRLLAGAGLRYRFFQTEKLTLIVSPGAMYEYEKWAQPYIEGVFVEMNLIKSTNYLNARWKVNSHIDLNGIAYFQTGYDRSISGFRHRISGEANLLVKVSKKLNLTTTFIGSYESKPIVPIVPFIFSLTNGLQFSL
- a CDS encoding DUF72 domain-containing protein encodes the protein MSQSTGKFFIGTSGWHYKHWVGSFYPDKTPPRKFMQHYLKYFSTTEINASFYRLPAEKTFQTWKDAVPDGFVFSVKASRYITHMKKLKDPHEPLANLFSRADVLEEKLGPILFQLPPGWKLNLDRLHYFLDALPTGYRYALECRNHTWYSEEVYDLLEKKNIAFCIYELEGHVSPFQLTADWVYVRLHGPGGKYEGSYDDKSLNKWAKEIKSWNGKGKDVYLYFDNDQNGYAAQNALRLNQILEKSGATI
- the thpR gene encoding RNA 2',3'-cyclic phosphodiesterase — protein: MGAKRLFVAIPVPDIVKDEIRSVAEKLGEMDKIIPEQNWHITVHFLGDTPEKEIPSLLEKLSHGVADIPAFTLSFQDIIVKKSGFRAMIWVRGEPSQAFVKLVRKVEMLTDGKEQRKPIPHITLSRIKKKPFERKNLPVAFKSSLTWKVEHIELWESKLSRENSLYTNLGSFKLKDYEPKYR